In Halopseudomonas nanhaiensis, a single window of DNA contains:
- the algB gene encoding sigma-54-dependent response regulator transcription factor AlgB → MDEAGTKNGRILLVDDESAILRTFRYCLEDEGYEVATANSAAQAEAVLQQQVFDLCFLDLRLGDDNGLDVLAQMRVQAPWMRVVIVTAHSAVDTAVDAMQAGAMDYLVKPCTPDQLRLAASKQLEVRRLAARLEALEGEVRKPHDGLDSRSPSMMGVLETARQVAGTDANVLILGESGTGKGELARAIHRWSKRSKKECVTINCPSLTGELMESELFGHTRGAFTGANESTLGRVSQADGGTLFLDEIGDFPLSLQPKLLRFIQDKEYERIGDPVTRRANVRILAATNLDLAEMVRAGQFREDLFYRLNVITVTLPPLRERTEDILDLAERFLAHFVREYGRPARAFASEARDAMLKYHWPGNIRELRNVIERASIICPMDSVQVAHLGFGEAAASNSPKIGAEMSLLELEKAHIAAVLANSETLDQAARTLGIDASTLYRKRKQLGL, encoded by the coding sequence ATGGACGAAGCGGGTACCAAGAACGGACGAATTCTGCTGGTCGATGACGAGTCAGCCATCCTGCGCACCTTCCGATATTGCCTCGAAGATGAAGGCTATGAGGTCGCAACAGCCAATAGTGCTGCGCAGGCCGAGGCCGTTCTGCAACAGCAGGTGTTCGATCTGTGCTTCCTGGATCTGCGTCTTGGTGACGACAACGGACTCGACGTGCTGGCGCAGATGCGCGTTCAGGCGCCATGGATGCGCGTGGTAATCGTCACCGCGCACTCGGCTGTCGATACGGCCGTCGATGCCATGCAGGCTGGCGCCATGGACTATCTGGTCAAGCCCTGTACGCCTGACCAATTGCGCCTGGCGGCATCCAAGCAGCTCGAAGTGCGCCGCCTCGCCGCGCGCCTCGAAGCACTGGAAGGCGAGGTCCGCAAACCACATGACGGCCTTGATTCGCGCAGCCCATCGATGATGGGTGTCCTGGAGACGGCTCGCCAGGTCGCCGGTACTGATGCGAACGTTCTGATCCTTGGCGAATCGGGCACTGGCAAGGGCGAACTGGCGAGAGCGATTCATCGCTGGAGCAAACGATCCAAAAAGGAATGCGTCACCATCAATTGCCCATCACTGACCGGCGAACTGATGGAGAGTGAGCTGTTCGGTCACACCCGCGGCGCGTTCACCGGCGCTAACGAGAGCACCCTGGGGCGCGTGAGCCAGGCCGACGGCGGCACGCTGTTTCTCGACGAGATCGGCGACTTTCCGCTGTCCTTACAACCAAAGCTGCTGCGCTTCATTCAAGACAAGGAATACGAACGCATCGGTGATCCGGTTACCCGACGGGCCAATGTACGCATTCTCGCCGCGACTAATCTGGATCTGGCGGAAATGGTCCGGGCCGGGCAGTTTCGCGAAGATCTGTTCTACCGTCTGAACGTCATCACCGTGACGCTCCCTCCACTGCGCGAGCGGACGGAAGACATCCTGGATCTGGCCGAACGGTTCCTCGCTCATTTCGTGCGCGAATATGGTCGTCCCGCCCGAGCCTTTGCCAGTGAAGCACGGGATGCGATGCTCAAGTACCATTGGCCGGGCAACATCCGGGAACTGCGTAACGTCATCGAACGGGCCAGCATCATTTGTCCGATGGACAGCGTCCAGGTTGCTCATCTGGGGTTCGGTGAGGCTGCGGCGAGCAATTCCCCGAAAATTGGCGCAGAAATGAGCCTGCTGGAACTGGAAAAAGCTCACATAGCAGCGGTTCTTGCCAACAGTGAGACGCTGGATCAGGCCGCCAGGACGCTCGGAATCGACGCATCGACGCTCTATCGAAAACGCAAGCAGCTCGGACTATGA
- a CDS encoding AEC family transporter: MAAALALLSKLLPLYLTVGLGWLAGRYLQASGKHIAGIMLYMVTPAVIFAGVMSAPLTPRVVLLPLLVYTFCSIIALVHLWLARRWLSEAANMIPLTVGTGNTGYFGIPVALLLFGEEGLGLYIVCMLGTTLFENSLGFYLAARGRFGVRDCLLKVVRLPSLYAFFLGVALNFSDVGIPTLLQPLFDNLRGTYSILGMMIIGMSILNLQGLAGEMRFTLLAFFGKFVAWPVLALAFWWLDSAVLGIYDEAVHRSLLLVSITPVAANTVVIATLLDTSPRQVAGTALLSTVFALLYIPLMVSLFVS, from the coding sequence ATGGCTGCTGCCCTGGCCCTGCTCAGCAAACTCTTGCCGCTTTATCTCACCGTGGGTCTGGGCTGGCTCGCTGGGCGCTATCTTCAGGCCAGCGGCAAGCACATAGCCGGGATCATGTTGTACATGGTCACCCCGGCGGTGATTTTCGCCGGCGTCATGAGCGCACCGCTGACCCCGCGTGTAGTGCTCCTTCCTCTCTTGGTCTACACCTTCTGTTCTATCATCGCCCTGGTTCATCTATGGCTCGCCCGTCGCTGGCTAAGCGAGGCGGCGAACATGATTCCGCTTACGGTGGGTACGGGCAATACCGGCTATTTCGGCATCCCGGTTGCGCTGCTGCTGTTTGGTGAGGAGGGGCTTGGGCTGTACATCGTGTGCATGCTGGGCACCACGCTGTTCGAAAACTCGCTCGGATTCTACCTTGCCGCCAGAGGCCGCTTCGGTGTGCGCGACTGCTTGCTCAAGGTGGTCCGGCTGCCGTCGCTGTATGCTTTTTTCCTTGGCGTCGCGCTGAACTTCTCCGATGTCGGTATCCCGACGCTGCTGCAGCCGTTGTTCGACAACCTGCGCGGAACCTACAGCATTCTGGGGATGATGATCATCGGCATGAGCATCCTCAATCTTCAGGGGCTGGCAGGGGAGATGCGCTTCACTCTGCTGGCATTTTTCGGCAAGTTCGTTGCCTGGCCGGTACTGGCACTCGCCTTCTGGTGGTTGGACAGCGCAGTTCTGGGCATTTACGACGAGGCGGTCCACCGTTCCCTGCTGCTCGTTTCCATCACCCCCGTGGCCGCTAACACGGTTGTCATCGCTACGCTGCTGGATACCTCGCCCCGCCAGGTCGCTGGCACCGCTTTGCTGAGTACCGTTTTCGCGCTGTTGTACATCCCGCTGATGGTGTCGCTGTTCGTCAGCTGA
- a CDS encoding DUF1328 domain-containing protein, which yields MLSWAITFLVIAIVAAVLGFGGIIGAGAGVAKTLFVVFLVLFAVSYVVGRRPQL from the coding sequence ATGCTGAGCTGGGCCATTACCTTTCTAGTCATTGCCATTGTAGCCGCGGTACTCGGATTCGGCGGGATAATTGGCGCCGGTGCGGGCGTGGCAAAAACGCTTTTCGTAGTATTTCTCGTCCTGTTCGCCGTCTCATACGTGGTAGGGCGTCGCCCACAGTTGTGA
- the dnaX gene encoding DNA polymerase III subunit gamma/tau — protein sequence MSYQVLARKWRPRLFREMVGQTHVLQALINALDNNRLHHAYLFTGTRGVGKTTIARILAKCLNCEVGVSSEPCGICSACREIDEGRFVDLIEVDAASRTKVEDTRELLDNVQYAPSRGRFKVYLIDEVHMLSSHSFNALLKTLEEPPEHVKFLLATTDPQKLPVTILSRCLQFSLKNMPPERVVEHLRHVLGEESIGFDEESLWLLGRAADGSMRDGLSLTDQAIAFGNGTLQASQVRSMLGTIDHGQVFGLLEALAAHDARALLGAVAELAEQGADFAGVLSELISTLQRLAIAQVLPDGVDNSQGDRERVVELAGRMSAEDVQLFYQLALHGRRDLPLSPDPRGGFEMAVLRMLAFRPVAMESATAPPPGPTDPGSGKSVGLSQARAEPQDTGPAASPASMSTAPVIAAGPVASPRRDEAMAQLRSGLGQTAGARSVESARPLSATPPPEPSATAPVAPPAAASVDQVDERALTPPEVATASRPAPSRPLNVSTPVKPPVNEPPQEWLEAAPDEAPEAQDEDDEEPLDVSGYLNEWDVADAVEIDVPVIDPGDEVSELPVATGLAAQWLEQFPRLALSGLTQSIAAHCQLMSDEGGEWQLRLDPGHSALYNENHRQRIERALCDLLEREVRLSVEVRTPDQETPAVAAARRRVARQREAEASIQADPLVQRLLSEFAAQICDDSIRPLDASTT from the coding sequence ATGAGTTATCAGGTATTAGCCCGCAAATGGCGTCCCCGTCTGTTCCGCGAAATGGTCGGGCAGACCCATGTTCTGCAGGCACTCATCAATGCGCTGGACAATAACCGGCTGCACCATGCTTACCTCTTCACCGGTACCCGCGGAGTTGGCAAGACGACCATCGCGCGCATCCTGGCGAAATGCCTGAATTGCGAGGTCGGTGTCAGCTCCGAGCCATGCGGCATCTGTTCGGCGTGCCGCGAAATCGATGAGGGGCGTTTCGTCGACCTTATCGAAGTCGACGCTGCCAGTCGGACCAAGGTCGAGGACACCCGCGAACTGCTCGACAACGTGCAGTACGCTCCCTCGCGTGGGCGTTTCAAGGTGTACCTGATCGACGAAGTGCACATGCTCTCCAGTCACAGTTTCAATGCCCTGTTGAAGACGCTGGAGGAGCCGCCGGAGCATGTGAAGTTCCTGCTCGCAACCACCGATCCGCAGAAGTTGCCGGTCACCATTTTGTCCCGCTGCCTCCAGTTTTCGCTGAAAAACATGCCGCCGGAACGCGTCGTCGAACATCTTCGCCACGTGCTGGGTGAGGAATCGATCGGTTTTGACGAGGAGTCGCTCTGGCTGCTGGGTCGTGCGGCGGATGGCTCCATGCGTGACGGGCTCAGCCTGACCGACCAGGCCATCGCCTTCGGAAACGGAACGTTGCAGGCGAGCCAGGTCAGAAGCATGCTCGGCACCATCGATCATGGGCAGGTGTTCGGACTGCTCGAAGCGCTTGCTGCACATGATGCAAGAGCGCTTCTCGGCGCGGTCGCCGAACTGGCCGAACAGGGTGCCGACTTCGCCGGGGTACTGAGTGAATTGATTTCTACCCTGCAGCGTCTGGCCATCGCCCAGGTACTGCCGGACGGTGTCGACAACAGCCAGGGCGATCGTGAGCGCGTCGTGGAGCTGGCTGGACGCATGAGCGCAGAAGATGTACAGCTGTTCTATCAGCTTGCGCTACATGGGCGTCGCGATCTGCCGTTGTCACCGGATCCGCGCGGCGGCTTCGAAATGGCCGTGCTGCGAATGCTGGCGTTTCGCCCGGTAGCGATGGAATCGGCGACCGCGCCACCGCCCGGTCCGACGGATCCTGGCTCGGGAAAGTCGGTGGGGCTCAGCCAGGCCAGGGCTGAACCCCAGGATACCGGTCCAGCGGCCAGTCCTGCCTCGATGTCTACGGCACCAGTGATTGCTGCTGGTCCCGTGGCGTCCCCACGCCGCGACGAAGCCATGGCACAGCTGCGCTCCGGTCTGGGCCAGACCGCTGGGGCGCGTAGCGTTGAATCAGCCAGACCGCTTTCTGCGACACCACCGCCGGAGCCGTCTGCTACCGCGCCTGTGGCGCCCCCGGCGGCAGCATCCGTAGACCAGGTTGACGAGCGCGCACTCACTCCGCCCGAGGTGGCGACAGCATCCAGGCCGGCTCCCAGCCGCCCGTTGAACGTGAGCACGCCGGTCAAGCCGCCGGTCAACGAACCCCCCCAGGAATGGCTGGAGGCCGCGCCCGACGAGGCGCCTGAAGCGCAGGACGAGGATGACGAGGAACCGCTTGACGTCAGCGGCTATCTCAACGAATGGGATGTGGCCGACGCGGTGGAGATCGACGTGCCTGTCATCGACCCGGGTGACGAGGTCAGCGAGCTGCCGGTTGCTACCGGCCTGGCTGCGCAATGGCTGGAACAATTCCCTCGCCTGGCCCTCAGCGGTCTCACGCAAAGCATTGCGGCGCACTGTCAGTTGATGAGTGATGAGGGAGGGGAGTGGCAATTGCGGCTGGACCCGGGCCACAGCGCGCTGTACAACGAGAATCACCGCCAGCGGATCGAGCGTGCACTGTGCGATCTGCTTGAGCGGGAGGTGCGCTTGTCCGTCGAGGTCAGGACGCCCGATCAGGAAACCCCTGCGGTGGCCGCGGCGCGTCGACGGGTTGCCCGGCAGCGCGAGGCAGAAGCGAGCATTCAGGCCGATCCGCTGGTACAGCGGCTGCTGAGTGAGTTTGCCGCACAGATTTGTGACGACAGCATCCGTCCGCTGGATGCTTCTACAACTTGA
- a CDS encoding ATP-binding protein: MNLRNRLFVSSSALLTVALLGLLLGIFSVLQLTKTQSQVMSRNINLIDATMGMNKEIGTQFVLIIGERLDREALKASDDTFRRWLLRAREAAMTEDDLHTLDDIERAYAVFSDVLSRPYDVRRQLLHTNELGQALTTMRNRINDVQMHYLAEVQAADAEARERAWLMAALLGLIGIAVLLIGFITAHSIAQRFGRPIEALARAADQIGRGDFKVILPLSPVAELSALSRRFGLMAEALREFKNSDIEALQAEQRRLQAVLDSINDGLLIFDREGCLEHFNPVAQRQLGWDEGAIGLRPGEVLDRAELDEQLTQVLVHGSLRQAVEDLEIEANGESRLLTYSLTPVSSDQDRIVGAVMVVRDVTEDRAFERVRSEFVLRASHELRTPVTGMHMAFSLLQEQLASLGPRQQDLLRTVDEEMRRLVKLINDLLNFSRYQNGLQKIDVSPCDVRELLIHTQQRFAAQAEEKGIALEVELHEELPIVSLDRLQIERVLDNLIGNALRHCAEACHIRLQAWRQGERVIISVKDNGEGIPYSQQARVFEPFVQIGRKKGGAGLGLALCKEIVQLHGGHIGVHSRPDQGAQFYLALPL, from the coding sequence ATGAATCTTAGAAACCGGTTATTCGTCAGCAGCAGCGCCCTGCTGACGGTAGCCCTTCTGGGCTTGTTGCTGGGCATTTTCAGCGTGCTCCAGCTGACCAAGACCCAGAGTCAGGTGATGTCGCGCAACATCAACCTGATCGATGCAACCATGGGCATGAACAAGGAAATCGGCACACAGTTCGTGCTGATCATAGGTGAGCGCCTTGATCGCGAAGCCCTCAAAGCTTCGGACGATACCTTCCGCCGCTGGCTGCTTCGCGCCAGGGAAGCAGCGATGACTGAAGACGATCTGCACACGCTGGATGACATCGAGCGGGCTTACGCGGTATTCAGCGACGTCCTCAGCCGACCCTACGACGTGCGCCGGCAACTCCTGCACACCAACGAGCTCGGTCAGGCGCTCACCACCATGCGCAACCGCATTAATGATGTGCAGATGCACTATCTGGCCGAAGTGCAGGCAGCCGACGCAGAAGCCCGCGAAAGGGCCTGGCTGATGGCGGCGCTGCTGGGCCTGATCGGCATTGCGGTACTGCTGATCGGCTTTATCACTGCACACAGTATCGCTCAGCGCTTCGGGCGCCCCATAGAAGCCCTCGCCCGCGCCGCCGATCAGATTGGGCGTGGCGACTTCAAGGTCATTCTGCCGCTCTCCCCCGTCGCAGAGCTCTCGGCACTCAGCCGGCGTTTCGGTCTGATGGCCGAAGCGTTGAGAGAGTTCAAGAACAGTGATATCGAGGCGTTGCAGGCCGAGCAACGGCGCCTGCAGGCGGTTCTGGACAGCATCAACGATGGCCTGTTGATCTTCGATCGCGAAGGTTGCCTGGAACATTTCAACCCGGTCGCGCAACGCCAGCTCGGCTGGGATGAAGGCGCCATCGGCCTGCGCCCTGGCGAAGTGCTCGACCGGGCCGAACTCGATGAGCAACTCACCCAGGTGCTGGTTCACGGGTCCCTGCGCCAGGCTGTTGAAGATCTTGAGATCGAGGCGAATGGGGAAAGCAGGCTGCTGACCTATAGCCTGACACCGGTGAGCAGCGATCAGGATCGCATCGTTGGGGCGGTGATGGTGGTGCGTGACGTGACCGAAGACCGCGCGTTCGAGCGGGTACGCAGTGAATTCGTTCTGCGCGCATCACATGAGCTGCGCACGCCGGTAACCGGCATGCACATGGCTTTCAGTCTGCTTCAGGAACAACTCGCCTCACTCGGCCCGCGCCAGCAGGATCTCCTGCGCACGGTGGACGAGGAAATGCGTAGGCTGGTGAAGCTGATCAATGATCTGCTCAATTTCTCGCGGTATCAGAACGGCTTGCAGAAAATCGACGTGAGTCCCTGCGACGTGCGAGAGCTGCTCATCCACACCCAGCAGCGGTTTGCCGCACAGGCCGAGGAGAAAGGCATCGCACTTGAGGTCGAGTTGCATGAAGAGCTTCCGATCGTTTCGCTGGACCGGTTGCAGATCGAGCGCGTGCTGGACAACCTCATCGGCAACGCCTTGCGCCACTGTGCCGAAGCCTGTCACATCCGCCTCCAGGCCTGGCGCCAGGGCGAACGGGTGATCATCAGCGTCAAGGACAATGGCGAGGGCATTCCGTATAGCCAGCAGGCCAGGGTGTTCGAGCCCTTCGTGCAGATCGGCCGCAAGAAAGGCGGGGCCGGCCTCGGTCTGGCGCTGTGCAAGGAGATCGTGCAGCTGCATGGCGGACATATCGGCGTGCATTCGCGACCGGACCAGGGCGCGCAGTTCTACCTCGCCCTGCCTCTCTGA
- a CDS encoding acyltransferase family protein codes for MRFRGDINGLRAIAVMAVVLFHFGIAGAQGGFVGVDVFFVISGFLMTGIIYSRLEKNTFSTLEFYKDRARRIIPALAFLCLILLVVGWVLLLPRDYTELAEHSLGSLGFVSNLMYWKDAGYFEQASHDNWLLHTWSLSVEWQFYLAYPLLILVLKRCIALRHTRWVLGAIALGSLALSVYASTRWPTSAFFLLPTRMWEMLAGGLAFLFPLAASRENSRWLEWGGIALIALSVLAFTGETLWPGWSALIPVVGTMMVIYSSRQQSWITGNRASQFLGRISYSVYLWHWPFAVWLYYFGVEREVSWIIAAMTASVVCGWLSYVCIENLARAEKPAVRSRLASGSLVRVGGSLLAVGTLASFTMASQGYPSRITEEFRNATADLQLPRKSNGWCFHNVAEGSNNEVGEDGLACHLGEREGAVDALLFGDSFAGHYGPFWDSLGRENNLRINAVSSNWCYPSVDEAFTGHTTGPEYEQCLINRDFLEREIGRYALVIYAGQWGAVRDKEQMEGVERAIELAAERSGLVVLMAAPTNFDISVKDMYERSLMFGRRFDISRFEKTRDEQVRAANEQLRSFAERFANVMYFDRASMFQVDGVPSDVTAENVPFGLDQSGHISIYGSRKAADAFRQTGLYREFVQRTRSPELVARSRDE; via the coding sequence ATGCGCTTTCGCGGAGATATCAATGGCTTGCGGGCTATTGCAGTCATGGCGGTCGTGCTTTTTCATTTTGGCATCGCTGGCGCCCAGGGTGGGTTTGTCGGGGTGGACGTGTTCTTCGTCATATCAGGCTTCCTGATGACGGGGATCATTTACAGCCGGTTGGAAAAGAACACCTTCTCGACGCTCGAATTTTACAAGGACCGCGCTCGCCGCATCATTCCGGCTCTGGCGTTTCTCTGCCTGATACTGTTGGTCGTAGGTTGGGTTCTGCTGCTCCCCAGAGACTATACCGAACTGGCCGAGCACTCCCTCGGCAGTCTCGGCTTCGTGTCCAATCTGATGTATTGGAAGGATGCCGGGTACTTTGAGCAGGCTTCTCACGACAACTGGCTCCTGCACACCTGGTCGCTTTCGGTGGAATGGCAGTTCTATCTGGCTTACCCGCTACTGATCCTGGTCCTGAAGCGCTGCATCGCGCTGCGTCACACACGATGGGTTCTCGGTGCAATTGCGCTTGGATCGCTCGCGCTGTCGGTATATGCCTCGACCCGCTGGCCGACGTCGGCTTTTTTCCTTCTGCCTACACGCATGTGGGAAATGCTCGCCGGCGGCCTGGCCTTCCTTTTTCCGCTGGCGGCCAGCCGGGAAAACAGTCGTTGGCTCGAGTGGGGCGGCATCGCCCTGATCGCGCTGTCGGTGCTGGCGTTTACCGGAGAGACCCTCTGGCCAGGCTGGTCGGCACTGATTCCGGTAGTGGGAACCATGATGGTCATCTATTCGTCCAGGCAGCAGTCCTGGATCACCGGAAACCGGGCTTCGCAGTTCCTGGGCAGGATTTCCTACTCGGTCTATCTGTGGCACTGGCCCTTCGCAGTGTGGCTTTATTATTTCGGCGTCGAGCGCGAGGTAAGCTGGATCATCGCAGCTATGACCGCCTCGGTGGTGTGCGGCTGGCTGTCCTATGTCTGCATAGAGAATCTTGCGCGGGCGGAAAAGCCGGCCGTTCGCTCGCGGCTGGCGTCGGGATCGCTGGTACGCGTGGGCGGCTCATTGCTGGCGGTCGGTACTCTCGCGAGCTTTACCATGGCTTCGCAGGGCTACCCTAGCCGCATTACCGAGGAATTTCGGAACGCCACTGCGGATCTGCAGCTTCCGCGAAAATCCAACGGCTGGTGTTTTCATAATGTTGCCGAAGGATCAAACAACGAGGTGGGCGAGGATGGCCTGGCCTGTCATCTCGGCGAGCGCGAGGGCGCGGTGGATGCACTGCTTTTCGGGGATTCCTTCGCCGGGCATTACGGCCCGTTCTGGGACAGCCTCGGTCGGGAAAACAACCTGCGAATCAATGCTGTCTCGAGCAACTGGTGCTACCCGAGCGTGGACGAAGCCTTCACCGGCCATACCACCGGGCCGGAGTACGAGCAGTGTCTGATCAATCGCGATTTTCTCGAAAGGGAGATCGGCCGTTATGCGCTGGTCATCTACGCCGGTCAGTGGGGCGCGGTGCGCGACAAGGAGCAGATGGAGGGTGTGGAACGCGCCATCGAGCTGGCCGCGGAGCGCTCGGGTCTGGTGGTGCTGATGGCGGCGCCAACCAACTTTGATATCAGCGTGAAGGATATGTACGAGCGCAGCCTGATGTTCGGCCGCCGCTTTGATATCAGCCGATTCGAGAAAACTCGGGATGAGCAGGTTCGCGCTGCCAATGAGCAACTGCGGTCCTTCGCCGAACGCTTCGCCAATGTCATGTATTTCGATCGCGCATCGATGTTTCAGGTCGATGGTGTACCATCCGACGTCACCGCCGAAAATGTTCCGTTCGGACTCGATCAGTCGGGCCATATCAGCATTTACGGGTCACGCAAGGCGGCCGATGCTTTCCGCCAGACCGGGCTGTACCGGGAGTTCGTGCAACGCACCCGAAGTCCGGAACTGGTGGCTCGCAGCAGGGACGAGTGA